ACGATTATAACTTCATGCTTTATTTCTATATGCTGTTATATAGCTAAAAGTTTTTGATTTGGttgtatgtttatgtttatttCGTTTTCTCCTTCCATGGCTTACATAAAGGATGTATTGTATATGTCTCGTTGTAAGTTGTTATAGTAATGCAATAAACTTGTTGCCTTTTAAAAAAAATGGCTTATTTATTTCTTCTTAGGTACATCATACATTTATTACTCCCAGAACAACAAGAACTAACTTGAAACAACATTATAACAAGAAATTTTACAAGTGATAGTAACTttagtatttatttaaatataggTATGACAAGGCGCCTGCTAGCCTTTGCATTGATACCGTGGTTAACCAATATTAGGAGTTCGAATGACCCTCCCGCGAGAGTTCACCCATACCCATACACGGTCGCACCTGAAATCTTCAGTAGTTGAAGTTCCGTCCAATAACACGATTGCATCGACCCGTCGATTCTGTCTCTCGATCGTAGCTGCTGCAGATTCTCCGGTTGCTCCTACCAGCTCTGGCCATGAACTCTTTCCTATATCCCATTAAAAACAAACACAAGTCATTTACTCAATCTTGAAACACAAAtgtttgttcaaatattaaaaacAGATAAACTGGTAGTTTTTTTCCTCTTCAGGCTACCCGGCGAAGGGAATATTCAGCTTAATCAGGTTATCCGTGATCGTTTCCGACCCTTTTCCCTAGCCATCCCAGTTAATTTAACTAATTTGAAGGTTAGTAACTGAATTTACCTTGACACACTGACATTCTTGGATGAGTATATTGAAGAATATAGAAAATTTATGGTATAAATAGATGCAAAGGCTAATTGAAGAGGTATAGAATGGGTTGTACAATATGCATCAAGGTTTGTACTTTCTCTTTTGCGTTGGCAATATCTCGAATTTTCAGTAGTTCCATTTGGGATGGCAATCTTTGAGCAGTTTCATTTTTCCATTTGGGTTGGCAAAAGTCAAACTACCACTTTTGCTGACTTTCTTAGTTGACTTTTTAAGTTGGACATTATCATAGTCATTTTAAGATTGAGTTGAACTGACCATTGATTAGGTAATTAATTACTGTATTAATTTCTAGTTTTACTACTAAATCTGGGGTGTAAACCAGTATAACAGATAACAGATATAACATATTTGAAACTTTACCTATGAAGACTTCAAATTTCTCGATGAAAAAAGAAAGGAATTTGCGTTGATTCATATTATATACACAAACGAGCATATCATTCAATTATGACCTAAGACCGATACTAAGATATGAAGAACACTGAACGAAAAAAGTATAGCCTATTTTTGAAAGAATATACAAATTAATGAAAAACGATCTTTTATATGTATAAACAGCTGCAACGGATCATGAACAATGTGAAGGCTTTTCGACTTCCACTTGATGAAAAAAGAAATGATCTTCGTGTTCGCATCAAGCATTATAAGCAAAAAGGCAATTCGATCCATGTCCACCTCAGCAGTCAGCATGCATCTAAAACATCAGTTAACACATCAATGTAAGAGTAAAAAATTGGATAATAATTTTGTTCCAAGATTGAATTTTTAGGCTAACAACTCTATATATATCATTAacagataaaaaataataataaaaaaaaaattgtgataAAATATCAAGTATGAAGAGCTAATAGAAAAGCTCTGGTGTAATAATATAAATTCCTCATAAAAATCCTTATTAATAGTATGCATTACCATAACAATTGTTTTTCAAGAGAAATATATATTTTAGGCTTTTTACCCTTCAAAAGTTTATTTTAGAGCAAGAGTGTGCATACCCAATAGCAAAATGATTAATCATTAATCAGTAACAATAACCAACTTTATGCATAATGATAGATTTTTCTAACGACAGCCCTTAGGGCTGTGTTACTATGCTTAAAATACTTGTAAATTTTCAATAACCACCATCTGAAAGTCAACATAACCGCTAAGAACAATTTTTTTTAAAGCACCTTAACGACAGCCCTAAAAGCTGTTGTAGAAAAAtcctaataattatttattttcgtaCTGAACAAATAATTGTAAACAAATGGCACATACCTTAACATTGTTGATAATTGTAGCTTCAAGAGACCGCTTAACATCTTCGATCAACCTCCTCGAATCATGTAAATGATGTGCAATTTCTTGAACAAATTCTAATCCTCCTTTACTTTGTAGCGTATTACACGCACGTTCAAGAAAATCACAATCAGCTTCAAGCGTTTCGAGCCTCTCGTTAAGATCAAAAATATCATTGTCAAGTGTACCCACATCAACTTAATCATCTGTTAACAAACCGTTATCAGTTACATTACCATTCGAAAAATTGATCACACTTCCTCATTAAATCTGATAACGACTGTAAAATGTACTTCTTTTCTCCCTCAAGCCCTAAAATAAACGAAGAATTCACTTCAATGTGAAAATTGAGACAAATTGCTGTGATTTTTAAACTGTGATTTTTTTAAAGTATACACAGCTGCAATGGATTAGGAACATGGTGAAGGCTTTCAAATTTGGTTTCGGCTTCCTCTtgctaaaaataacaattatattctTATGAAATTAGGTGTCCGGATCAAGCATCATAAGCATTATGGTGAAGAAGGAGAATCAGATTTTATAATACAAGAATTG
This genomic stretch from Rutidosis leptorrhynchoides isolate AG116_Rl617_1_P2 chromosome 11, CSIRO_AGI_Rlap_v1, whole genome shotgun sequence harbors:
- the LOC139877532 gene encoding glu S.griseus protease inhibitor-like, translating into MSVCQGKSSWPELVGATGESAAATIERQNRRVDAIVLLDGTSTTEDFRCDRVWVWVNSRGRVIRTPNIG